The sequence CACCGCTACCTCGGGAGCGAGCGCTACGAGGAGATCGAGGGAGAGCCGCCGACGATGGAGACACGGGGGTACATCGACGACGAACCCGTGCTCGTCGAACCGGAAACGATCGACCTCCTCACGGACGCCCTCCCGGTCGCCGTACTGACCGGCCGGCCGGAGGCGGAGGCCCTGCTGGCCCTCGACCGGGTCGGCCTGGACGTTCCACCGGAACTGCGCGTTACGATGGACGACTGGGAGGCGGGCAAACCCGACCCGGGGGCGCTGATCACACTCGCCGAGCGGTGCGACGCCGATCGGGTCGCGTTCGTCGGTGACACTCTGGACGACGTCCGAACGGCGGTGAACGCCAGCGACGCCGATCCGGAGCGGACCTACTACGGCATCGGCGTGTTGACCGGGGGGCTCACCGGCGAGGCGGGGCGACGCAAATACGAGGGCGTCGGTGCGGCGGCCGTCCTCGATTCCGTCAACGACTTGCCCGCCTTCCTCGGGCTGGCCTGATCACCGGCGGATTTCCACGGGTGACAACGCTTATTTCGCCGCCGGCGCAGGTACGGCGTATGCGTATTTCCCTGCTCGGCGGCACCGGAGATATCGGTGAAGCACTCGCACTCAGGTGGGCCTACGACACGCACCACGAGGTCGTCATCGGCTCCCGGGATCCCGAGCGCGCCCGGACCAAGGCCGAGGAGTACGAGACCGAACTCCGCAGTCGCGACGTCGACCGGAAGGTGACGGGCTTCGCGAACGGGATGGCCGCCGACCGGGGCGACGTCGTCGTTCTGGCGGTGCCGCCGTATCAGGTGGCCGAGCTGGTCGAGTCGGTGGCCGAGAAACTCTCGGACACCGTCCTCGTCTCGCCGGCTGTTGGCATGTCCCGTGACGAGGAGGGGCTGCACTACAACCCCCCGGACGTGGGCAGCGTCACCCAGCTCGTCGACGCGGTGGCCCCGGAGGGGGTCCCGGTCGTCGGGGCCTTCCACGCCCTCTCGGCCGACCGGCTGGCGAACCTCGATCTGGCGGTCGACATCGATACCGTCCTCGTTGGCGACGACCCGGACGCCAAAGACCAGGTCGCACGATTGACGACGGACATCGAGGGAGTGCGCCCGCTCGACGGGGGCGGACTGGCGAACGCCCCGGAGGTCGAAGCGATGACGCCGCTGCTCGTCAACCTCGGGACGTACAACGACGGACTGCACGACGCGGGCGTGAAATTTCAGTAACGCGCGACACCGCCAGAATTCAGTAACGCGCGACACCGCCAGAAGCGCGCGACGATTCAGCAATCCGCGCGGCACTAGCAATCTGCGCGGAACTCCCCCTCAGTTACCGGCCTGGGACAGTGCGTCTTCGATGGTGTCCCGCTGTGTAACGCCGACGAAACGTTCGACGACCCCCTCCTCGTTTTTTACGATGATCGTCGGAATCGAGCGGACCTGGTACTCGTTCGCGATGTCGGGCTCTTCGTCGACATCGACGTATTCGAAGGTCACCTCGTCGTAGTCCTCCTCTATCTCCTCGATGATTGGGTCCTGGGTCTTGCACGGGCCGCACCAGTCGGCGTGAAAGTCCATGAGCGTAACGTCCGTCATTTGTCTACCGAGCGTAGTTTCGGGCCGCGCATAAGAGTTTCCTCCCGTATCGGCACACGCCGCCGACACCGCCCCGGGGCGACGCGTTGCGGCCGGCCTGCGTCGAAAGGTTTAGGCGCGAGCGGTGACGACGTAACTCCATGAGCTCCGGCCAGAACTCCGGCGGGCTAATGTCGAGTGCGGGGCTGGTCCGCTATTTCGACGCCGAAAACCAGAACACCATCCAGATCGATCCGAAGACGGTGATGGGCTTCGGCCTCTTTTTCGGCATCCTCATCCAGCTGTTCACGATCATCCTGTAATCCGGCGGTCGAACGAGGCAGCCTTTTGAGCGGTCGGCTCGATCCATTGGGTATGAACGCGACCATCGAAGCCGTCCGCGTGGCCGGTACGCCGGAGGGGCCGATGCCGGTCGTTTTGCTGGACGTCGGCGACCCCGAGGACGTTCTCCCCATTTTCATCGGATTCGACGAGGCCATGAGCATCGCCCGGGGCGTCGACGCGACGACCATCGGCCGGCCGCTGACCCACGATCTGACCCTCGATATCGTCGAGGAGCTTGGCGGGCGGGTCGACCGTGTGGTCGTGAGCGACGTCCGCGACGGAACCTACATCGCCGACCTCCACCTCAACACCCCCCGCGAGGACGTCGTCATCGACGCGCGCCCGAGCGATTCGATCGCGCTGGCCGCGCGAACCGGGGCCTCGATCGAGGTCTCGGAGGCCGTCTTCGACGACGGGCGCAGAGCCCTCGAGGACTTCGCTGATCTCGAAGACGTCCGGGAGGTCGTCGCCCAATGAGCGACACGGTGCTCGAGGAGCTGTTCGCGGTCATCGAGGAGCGCAAGCGGACCACGCCGGAGGACTCCTACACTGCCTCACTGTTCACCCACGAGAAGGGGCAGAACGCCGTCCTGGAGAAACTCGGCGAGGAGACGACGGAGGTCGTCCTGGCCGCGAAAGACGACGACGCTGCGGAACTCGCCCACGAGTCGGCGGACCTGGTCTATCACCTGCTCGTCCTCCTCTCGATGCACGACATGTCCCTCGAGGACTTGCTCGCGGAACTCGAAGAGCGGCGGTGACGCCGGGCGGCAGTCCCCCGAGATACGTGCGCTTTTCCGTCCTGGCCCCCTATGGCTGTCCATGATATTCGAAGGCCTCCCGACGACACCGACGTCGGAGGAACTTCTCGACAAGGCCTTCTCGCGGGCAGCCCGCGCCGGTCGTGCCAAACACGGCGTCGAGGCCCAGGAGTCGATGCTCCAGACCGCCTCGAACATCCTCTCGGACAATCTGGAGAACGTCGTGACCGCCTGGCCCGACTTCGAGACCGTTGATCCGTTTTATTACGAGATCGCCGACGCCATCGTCGACGTCGACGAGTTGCGCCAGCACCTCTCCCAGGTGAGCTGGGCGAGCCGGAAGACCCACGACCTCGGGCGGGAGTACATGGGGAAGTTGCCCCACGGTGACACCGACCACGCGATCGCGATTCGAAAGCAGGGATTCGCGCGGATGGGCTCGGTGCTAGACCAGGTCGAAGACGACCTCGCTGCCATCTCCGAGGCTCGGGACGCGCTGAAGACCCTTCCCGACATCCGGCCCGATCATCCGACCGTCGTCGTGGCGGGCTACCCGAACGTGGGGAAGACGGCGTTCGTCAACGAGGTCACGAACGCGCGCAACGAGACCGCGGCCTACCCCTTCACCACGAAGGGGGTCCACATCGGCCACGTCGAGCGCGATCACATCAGGTACCAGCTCGTCGATACGCCGGGACTGCTCGACCGGCCCGCGGCGGAGCGCAACGACATCGAATCACAGGCCGTGAGCGCGTTGACCCACGTCGGTGACGTGGTGCTGTACGTCTACGACGCGAGTGAGAGCTGTGGGTACGAGCTGTCCGACCAACGGGCGCTCCACGCGGAAATCGAATCGCGATTCGACGTCCCCGTTCTGACGGTCTGCAACAAGGCCGATCGATCGATGGCGATCGACGCCGACCTGTTCATGGCCATCCCCACGCACGCCGACGACGAGGACGTCGGCGACGGCGTCGACGCAGTCCTCGACGCGGTCGTGGAGGCCATTGGGCACGAACCGGAAATCCCCTTCGACGGCTGATCGGGATCACCCCGAGACGATGGTCCTGACGATCCGTACCTCGACGGTCACGTCATTCTGTACCGACCGTTCGAAGCGGTCGTCGAGACGGGCGGCAAAGTTCGGCGGTTCCATACCGGGCGGGACGCCGACCGTCACGACCACGCGCTCCGGTTCACTGAAGATGACGCGGTCGGTCTCTCGAACGGTGAGGTCGAGCAACGCGACGTCCTCGTAGGCAGGTTCCTGCAGCAACGCGTCGACATCGGCGCGGATCTGGCGCTCGGCGTCGGCACTGCCGATCGAATCGATCGTCACCGCCCCGAGGAATAGCGAGAGGATCGCGATGGCGACGAGGAGGACGCCCACCCGCTTGGCCGTCCGGGTGTAGGCCCCCTCATGTCGCAGGAAGTTCTGCGGGCGATAGCCGGCGAACCAGAAGACGACCAGCGCGGCGAGGTTGATCGAGAGCACGTTGACGAGCGTGAGCACGCCCGAGGAGAGCGCGACGACCGGGAGTCCGTAGGCGATACCGATCCCCATCGTGGCCGCGGGCGGGATCAACGCGACGGCGATCATGACGCCGACGAGCGCCGAGGAGACACCGGCTGTCAGGCTCATGGCCCCGGCGATCCCGGCCCCGAGTGCGACCACCAGCGAGAGGAAGTCGGGAGAGAGCCGTGCTTGTACCTGGCCGATCGTCGTCGGATCGAGACCCGGCGGGACCAGCGATGTGACCTGAACGAACAGGGCGAAGAGGGCCGCCGAGGCCACGGCCAGGACGATTCCCAACAACTGGAGTTTGATGCCGCGGTTGACCAGCCCCGCGTCGTCCATGACCGTCCCGACGCTGGCGGACATCGCCGGTCCGATGAGCGGCGCGATGACCATCGAGCCGACGACCACGGCCGGCGAGTCGAGCAGGAGGCCCACGGTCGCGATGACCGCGCTGACGATGGTGAGGACGACGTACGTGGGCAACGACCGGACCTGGCTCTCGGCGGTCGTCTGGAGCTCCGCTCGAGCGACCTGCTCGGCGTTCACATCGGACTCGTACTGCTTGCGCAGCTTGTCGAACTTTCTGGAGACGACCGTCTCGGCGCCCATGACAACGGTGTAGGCGTCCTCGGTCAGCCCCGCCTCCTGCAGGTCGTCCAGCACGTCCTGGACGGCCTCCGCGGGCAACGGGAAGTGGACGATGGCGGTGTACCCACGATGGCCGGTCTCGTCGGTGACGACGTAATCGATCCCGTACTCCTCTAGGACCCCGAGTACCCTCTCCCGCTTGCCGGTCGGAATCGTGACTTGGAGGAGTCGCACTACTGACCCTTCGACGTATGACCCCAAAAGCGTTCAGGGAGAACTGGCGAACAGGCGACACACCTCCGGGACGGGCCGCCGTGTCGCCGGTTTCGCTCGAGCGACCCGCCGTGACGGTCACAGCACGAGCCCCGTTGGCCCGGTCATCGCCCATAAAGTCTCGTCCGGGGCACGAAACCCGTAAAGTCGGTGGGCGGATAGGACCGGTATGTTCGAGACGCGTCCCGACCGCGCCGACGAGGTGGTGCTCGTGGGCCGGTCGAACGTGGGGAAGTCGACGCTCATGCGGGAGTTGACGGGCCACTCCTTCGACGCCGGTCGCAAACCCGGCGTCACCCGCGAGCCCAACCACTACGACTGGGCGAGCGAGGACTTCGTCATCTCCGACCTGCCGGGTTTCGGGTTCATGTCCGGCGTCTCCGAGGAGCACCGCGAGCAGATCAAAACGGACGTGGTGCAGTACCTGGAGCGATACGCCGAGAACATTCTCGCCGGGGTCATCGTCCTCGACGGCAAGAGCGCAGTCGACATCATCGACCGGCACTCCGGCGAGGACGAGATTCCACACGACGTGGAGTTCTACTACCTCCTCTCCGATCTCGGTATCCCGCCGATCATCGCCGTCAACAAGATGGACAAAGTCGACGACCGGGACGAGCGCCTCAACGAGATCGCGGACCGATTCGGTCTGGTCCCGCCCTGGACCCAGTGGCGGGACACAATCGCCCCGATGACCGCCAAGCGGGGACAGATCAGTGCGCTCAACGACGCCGTCAACATGCACCTCGAGGACGCGAAGCGCGACGATCTCAAGAAGTTCTTCACCGACTGATCTGCCAGTCGTCGCCCCTCGTGGGCAGCGTTATAGTGTTGGGCATTCAATATGAACGCGACTATGTCCCAGTCCACGCCGACGTACGAGGCCCACCTCGACACCGCAGACATGCCCCTGGATCTCACATCGCCCGTCCGACCGGTCGACGTCCTGTTTTACGACTCAGGGATCTGGCTGGTCCGCGAGCAGGATCGGGTCTTCGTCCCGTATCGGCACGTCAACGTCGTCCGCGAGGTGGACGAATCGCCGGAGGATGACACGACCGAGCCCTAGCGGAGCCCGTGTCGGAACCGCCGACCG is a genomic window of Halanaeroarchaeum sulfurireducens containing:
- a CDS encoding bifunctional nuclease family protein, translating into MNATIEAVRVAGTPEGPMPVVLLDVGDPEDVLPIFIGFDEAMSIARGVDATTIGRPLTHDLTLDIVEELGGRVDRVVVSDVRDGTYIADLHLNTPREDVVIDARPSDSIALAARTGASIEVSEAVFDDGRRALEDFADLEDVREVVAQ
- a CDS encoding TIGR00341 family protein; this translates as MRLLQVTIPTGKRERVLGVLEEYGIDYVVTDETGHRGYTAIVHFPLPAEAVQDVLDDLQEAGLTEDAYTVVMGAETVVSRKFDKLRKQYESDVNAEQVARAELQTTAESQVRSLPTYVVLTIVSAVIATVGLLLDSPAVVVGSMVIAPLIGPAMSASVGTVMDDAGLVNRGIKLQLLGIVLAVASAALFALFVQVTSLVPPGLDPTTIGQVQARLSPDFLSLVVALGAGIAGAMSLTAGVSSALVGVMIAVALIPPAATMGIGIAYGLPVVALSSGVLTLVNVLSINLAALVVFWFAGYRPQNFLRHEGAYTRTAKRVGVLLVAIAILSLFLGAVTIDSIGSADAERQIRADVDALLQEPAYEDVALLDLTVRETDRVIFSEPERVVVTVGVPPGMEPPNFAARLDDRFERSVQNDVTVEVRIVRTIVSG
- a CDS encoding TIGR01548 family HAD-type hydrolase, which produces MQVDAVVLDVDGVLVDVEDSYRRTIVESVETVYGETIPKAGVQSFKDAGGFNNDWTLTDAAALYVLSRERGLEMDLDAFTDAVQAAGGGLTGAKAVIEDELPAKTATAVLERWDPDRLREVFQHRYLGSERYEEIEGEPPTMETRGYIDDEPVLVEPETIDLLTDALPVAVLTGRPEAEALLALDRVGLDVPPELRVTMDDWEAGKPDPGALITLAERCDADRVAFVGDTLDDVRTAVNASDADPERTYYGIGVLTGGLTGEAGRRKYEGVGAAAVLDSVNDLPAFLGLA
- a CDS encoding preprotein translocase subunit Sec61beta, producing the protein MSSGQNSGGLMSSAGLVRYFDAENQNTIQIDPKTVMGFGLFFGILIQLFTIIL
- a CDS encoding thioredoxin family protein, yielding MTDVTLMDFHADWCGPCKTQDPIIEEIEEDYDEVTFEYVDVDEEPDIANEYQVRSIPTIIVKNEEGVVERFVGVTQRDTIEDALSQAGN
- the hisE gene encoding phosphoribosyl-ATP diphosphatase is translated as MSDTVLEELFAVIEERKRTTPEDSYTASLFTHEKGQNAVLEKLGEETTEVVLAAKDDDAAELAHESADLVYHLLVLLSMHDMSLEDLLAELEERR
- the engB gene encoding GTP-binding protein EngB, translated to MFETRPDRADEVVLVGRSNVGKSTLMRELTGHSFDAGRKPGVTREPNHYDWASEDFVISDLPGFGFMSGVSEEHREQIKTDVVQYLERYAENILAGVIVLDGKSAVDIIDRHSGEDEIPHDVEFYYLLSDLGIPPIIAVNKMDKVDDRDERLNEIADRFGLVPPWTQWRDTIAPMTAKRGQISALNDAVNMHLEDAKRDDLKKFFTD
- a CDS encoding NOG1 family protein, giving the protein MIFEGLPTTPTSEELLDKAFSRAARAGRAKHGVEAQESMLQTASNILSDNLENVVTAWPDFETVDPFYYEIADAIVDVDELRQHLSQVSWASRKTHDLGREYMGKLPHGDTDHAIAIRKQGFARMGSVLDQVEDDLAAISEARDALKTLPDIRPDHPTVVVAGYPNVGKTAFVNEVTNARNETAAYPFTTKGVHIGHVERDHIRYQLVDTPGLLDRPAAERNDIESQAVSALTHVGDVVLYVYDASESCGYELSDQRALHAEIESRFDVPVLTVCNKADRSMAIDADLFMAIPTHADDEDVGDGVDAVLDAVVEAIGHEPEIPFDG
- the npdG gene encoding NADPH-dependent F420 reductase; this translates as MRISLLGGTGDIGEALALRWAYDTHHEVVIGSRDPERARTKAEEYETELRSRDVDRKVTGFANGMAADRGDVVVLAVPPYQVAELVESVAEKLSDTVLVSPAVGMSRDEEGLHYNPPDVGSVTQLVDAVAPEGVPVVGAFHALSADRLANLDLAVDIDTVLVGDDPDAKDQVARLTTDIEGVRPLDGGGLANAPEVEAMTPLLVNLGTYNDGLHDAGVKFQ